One Lutra lutra chromosome 7, mLutLut1.2, whole genome shotgun sequence DNA window includes the following coding sequences:
- the COMMD4 gene encoding COMM domain-containing protein 4 isoform X4 produces the protein MRFRFCGDLDCPDWVLAEISTLAKISSVKLRLLCSQVLKELLGQGIDYEKILKLTADARFESGDVKATVAVLSFILSSAAKHSVDGESLSSELQQLGLPKEHAASLCRCYEEKQSPLQEHLRACSLRVNRLAGVGWRVDYTLSSSLLRAVAEPMVHLKLEVAAASGAAAQPVAMSLSADKFQVLLAELKQAQTLMTSLG, from the exons ATG AGGTTCCGGTTCTGTGGTGATCTGGACTGTCCTGACTGGGTCCTGGCGGAGATCAGCACGCTGGCCAAGATT TCCTCCGTGAAGCTGAGGTTGCTGTGTAGCCAGGTGCTGAAGGAGCTTCTGGGACAGGGGATTGAC TACGAGAAGATCCTGAAGCTCACCGCTGATGCCAGGTTTG AGTCGGGCGATGTCAAGGCCACGGTGGCAGTGCTGAGTTTCATCCTCTCCAGTGCGGCCAAGCATAGCGTGGATGGCGAGTCCTTGTCTAGTGAACTGCAGCAGCTGGGGCTCCCCAAAG AGCACGCGGCCAGCCTGTGTCGCTGTTATGAGGAGAAGCAAAGCCCCCTACAGGAGCATCTGCGGGCCTGCAGCCTGCGTG TGAACAGGCTGGCAGGTGTGGGCTGGCGGGTGGACTACACCCTGAGCTCCAGCTTGCTTCGGGCTGTGGCAGAGCCCATGGTGCACCTGAAGCTGGAGGTGGCAGCTGCCTCGGGCGCCGCAGCCCAGCCTGTGGCCATGTCGCTCTCAGCTGACAAGTTCCAGGTCCTCCTTGCAG AACTGAAGCAGGCTCAGACCCTGATGACCTCCCTGGGCTGA
- the COMMD4 gene encoding COMM domain-containing protein 4 isoform X6, with product MRFRFCGDLDCPDWVLAEISTLAKIVECTGSSRSSVKLRLLCSQVLKELLGQGIDYEKILKLTADARFESGDVKATVAVLSFILSSAAKHSVDGESLSSELQQLGLPKEHAASLCRCYEEKQSPLQEHLRACSLRASLMWDSQMLGVSYRDAAWSTVHLSKHSDKSRV from the exons ATG AGGTTCCGGTTCTGTGGTGATCTGGACTGTCCTGACTGGGTCCTGGCGGAGATCAGCACGCTGGCCAAGATTGTTGAGTGCACGGGGTCTTCTAGG TCCTCCGTGAAGCTGAGGTTGCTGTGTAGCCAGGTGCTGAAGGAGCTTCTGGGACAGGGGATTGAC TACGAGAAGATCCTGAAGCTCACCGCTGATGCCAGGTTTG AGTCGGGCGATGTCAAGGCCACGGTGGCAGTGCTGAGTTTCATCCTCTCCAGTGCGGCCAAGCATAGCGTGGATGGCGAGTCCTTGTCTAGTGAACTGCAGCAGCTGGGGCTCCCCAAAG AGCACGCGGCCAGCCTGTGTCGCTGTTATGAGGAGAAGCAAAGCCCCCTACAGGAGCATCTGCGGGCCTGCAGCCTGCGTG CCTCACTGATGTGGGACAGCCAGATGTTGGGTGTCTCCTACCGAGATGCAGCTTGGAGTACAGTGCATCTGAGTAAACATTCAGACAAATCCAGAGTGTGA
- the COMMD4 gene encoding COMM domain-containing protein 4 isoform X5 yields MRFRFCGDLDCPDWVLAEISTLAKIVECTGSSRSSVKLRLLCSQVLKELLGQGIDYEKILKLTADARFESGDVKATVAVLSFILSSAAKHSVDGESLSSELQQLGLPKEHAASLCRCYEEKQSPLQEHLRACSLRGETRLSLEGEGALPDPTGLPPTCSPLPSAELKQAQTLMTSLG; encoded by the exons ATG AGGTTCCGGTTCTGTGGTGATCTGGACTGTCCTGACTGGGTCCTGGCGGAGATCAGCACGCTGGCCAAGATTGTTGAGTGCACGGGGTCTTCTAGG TCCTCCGTGAAGCTGAGGTTGCTGTGTAGCCAGGTGCTGAAGGAGCTTCTGGGACAGGGGATTGAC TACGAGAAGATCCTGAAGCTCACCGCTGATGCCAGGTTTG AGTCGGGCGATGTCAAGGCCACGGTGGCAGTGCTGAGTTTCATCCTCTCCAGTGCGGCCAAGCATAGCGTGGATGGCGAGTCCTTGTCTAGTGAACTGCAGCAGCTGGGGCTCCCCAAAG AGCACGCGGCCAGCCTGTGTCGCTGTTATGAGGAGAAGCAAAGCCCCCTACAGGAGCATCTGCGGGCCTGCAGCCTGCGTG GTGAGACTCGGCTGTCCCTGGAAGGGGAAGGGGCCCTCCCAGATCCCACCGGACTGCCACCCACCTGCTCACCTCTTCCCTCTGCAGAACTGAAGCAGGCTCAGACCCTGATGACCTCCCTGGGCTGA
- the COMMD4 gene encoding COMM domain-containing protein 4 isoform X3: MRFRFCGDLDCPDWVLAEISTLAKIVECTGSSRSSVKLRLLCSQVLKELLGQGIDYEKILKLTADARFESGDVKATVAVLSFILSSAAKHSVDGESLSSELQQLGLPKEHAASLCRCYEEKQSPLQEHLRACSLRVNRLAGVGWRVDYTLSSSLLRAVAEPMVHLKLEVAAASGAAAQPVAMSLSADKFQVLLAELKQAQTLMTSLG, from the exons ATG AGGTTCCGGTTCTGTGGTGATCTGGACTGTCCTGACTGGGTCCTGGCGGAGATCAGCACGCTGGCCAAGATTGTTGAGTGCACGGGGTCTTCTAGG TCCTCCGTGAAGCTGAGGTTGCTGTGTAGCCAGGTGCTGAAGGAGCTTCTGGGACAGGGGATTGAC TACGAGAAGATCCTGAAGCTCACCGCTGATGCCAGGTTTG AGTCGGGCGATGTCAAGGCCACGGTGGCAGTGCTGAGTTTCATCCTCTCCAGTGCGGCCAAGCATAGCGTGGATGGCGAGTCCTTGTCTAGTGAACTGCAGCAGCTGGGGCTCCCCAAAG AGCACGCGGCCAGCCTGTGTCGCTGTTATGAGGAGAAGCAAAGCCCCCTACAGGAGCATCTGCGGGCCTGCAGCCTGCGTG TGAACAGGCTGGCAGGTGTGGGCTGGCGGGTGGACTACACCCTGAGCTCCAGCTTGCTTCGGGCTGTGGCAGAGCCCATGGTGCACCTGAAGCTGGAGGTGGCAGCTGCCTCGGGCGCCGCAGCCCAGCCTGTGGCCATGTCGCTCTCAGCTGACAAGTTCCAGGTCCTCCTTGCAG AACTGAAGCAGGCTCAGACCCTGATGACCTCCCTGGGCTGA
- the COMMD4 gene encoding COMM domain-containing protein 4 isoform X1 encodes MRFRFCGDLDCPDWVLAEISTLAKIVECTGSSRSSVKLRLLCSQVLKELLGQGIDYEKILKLTADARFESGDVKATVAVLSFILSSAAKHSVDGESLSSELQQLGLPKEHAASLCRCYEEKQSPLQEHLRACSLRVNRLAGVGWRVDYTLSSSLLRAVAEPMVHLKLEVAAASGAAAQPVAMSLSADKFQVLLAASLMWDSQMLGVSYRDAAWSTVHLSKHSDKSRV; translated from the exons ATG AGGTTCCGGTTCTGTGGTGATCTGGACTGTCCTGACTGGGTCCTGGCGGAGATCAGCACGCTGGCCAAGATTGTTGAGTGCACGGGGTCTTCTAGG TCCTCCGTGAAGCTGAGGTTGCTGTGTAGCCAGGTGCTGAAGGAGCTTCTGGGACAGGGGATTGAC TACGAGAAGATCCTGAAGCTCACCGCTGATGCCAGGTTTG AGTCGGGCGATGTCAAGGCCACGGTGGCAGTGCTGAGTTTCATCCTCTCCAGTGCGGCCAAGCATAGCGTGGATGGCGAGTCCTTGTCTAGTGAACTGCAGCAGCTGGGGCTCCCCAAAG AGCACGCGGCCAGCCTGTGTCGCTGTTATGAGGAGAAGCAAAGCCCCCTACAGGAGCATCTGCGGGCCTGCAGCCTGCGTG TGAACAGGCTGGCAGGTGTGGGCTGGCGGGTGGACTACACCCTGAGCTCCAGCTTGCTTCGGGCTGTGGCAGAGCCCATGGTGCACCTGAAGCTGGAGGTGGCAGCTGCCTCGGGCGCCGCAGCCCAGCCTGTGGCCATGTCGCTCTCAGCTGACAAGTTCCAGGTCCTCCTTGCAG CCTCACTGATGTGGGACAGCCAGATGTTGGGTGTCTCCTACCGAGATGCAGCTTGGAGTACAGTGCATCTGAGTAAACATTCAGACAAATCCAGAGTGTGA
- the COMMD4 gene encoding COMM domain-containing protein 4 isoform X2 translates to MRFRFCGDLDCPDWVLAEISTLAKISSVKLRLLCSQVLKELLGQGIDYEKILKLTADARFESGDVKATVAVLSFILSSAAKHSVDGESLSSELQQLGLPKEHAASLCRCYEEKQSPLQEHLRACSLRVNRLAGVGWRVDYTLSSSLLRAVAEPMVHLKLEVAAASGAAAQPVAMSLSADKFQVLLAASLMWDSQMLGVSYRDAAWSTVHLSKHSDKSRV, encoded by the exons ATG AGGTTCCGGTTCTGTGGTGATCTGGACTGTCCTGACTGGGTCCTGGCGGAGATCAGCACGCTGGCCAAGATT TCCTCCGTGAAGCTGAGGTTGCTGTGTAGCCAGGTGCTGAAGGAGCTTCTGGGACAGGGGATTGAC TACGAGAAGATCCTGAAGCTCACCGCTGATGCCAGGTTTG AGTCGGGCGATGTCAAGGCCACGGTGGCAGTGCTGAGTTTCATCCTCTCCAGTGCGGCCAAGCATAGCGTGGATGGCGAGTCCTTGTCTAGTGAACTGCAGCAGCTGGGGCTCCCCAAAG AGCACGCGGCCAGCCTGTGTCGCTGTTATGAGGAGAAGCAAAGCCCCCTACAGGAGCATCTGCGGGCCTGCAGCCTGCGTG TGAACAGGCTGGCAGGTGTGGGCTGGCGGGTGGACTACACCCTGAGCTCCAGCTTGCTTCGGGCTGTGGCAGAGCCCATGGTGCACCTGAAGCTGGAGGTGGCAGCTGCCTCGGGCGCCGCAGCCCAGCCTGTGGCCATGTCGCTCTCAGCTGACAAGTTCCAGGTCCTCCTTGCAG CCTCACTGATGTGGGACAGCCAGATGTTGGGTGTCTCCTACCGAGATGCAGCTTGGAGTACAGTGCATCTGAGTAAACATTCAGACAAATCCAGAGTGTGA